The DNA sequence CTGCTAGTGCGCAGCGGCGGATCGCCAGGCATCATGTTCGCCGAGGGCCGCGACGAGGCGGGGCTGACCGAGTGGGTGGCAAGCGTCCAGGCCCTGCGGTACAAAGATTTCCGATGCGTCGCGAAGCCTGCTCCGGTGGAGGAGACGGGCAAGAGGGCGATGGGGTTTGACGAGACTGAGTCTGTGGCGGAGTTtgcgaaggagatggaggggagggggttggggaggtggtggaggagggcgatgggATACGAGAATGGTGGTGGATGAAAGACTTCAATTGGCTATTGACGCGCGGTTTTTTCGATGTTTGGTGATAGGATTTACGAGGGCAACGCGTGGTGCCGCGCGGCCTTGAGGGACGTTTGACAAAGGATCATCAAGTGGCAAAGGCCTGAGGGGATCGCGGCGAGGCTAGTTTCTTGGTCTGTGTTTCAAGAGGTGAGCTTGTTTACTGGTTCAAGAACGATGCTTATACGAGGTTAGGATTGAGGCGGAGTAGATGATCGGTCTTGAAAAGATGGTATCGCCGGGCCAGCTGGGAATATGGCACCTATTGTATAAAGGCGGACACTACAGGTTGAACCTAGGAGGGGATGCCACCCCTTGAGGAGCGCACATACATGCATTTGCGATATTTGTCACGGCGGGTGCTAGAGCTGTGTTGATGGACCATGGTCATCCAGAGCGGCCAAACGTATATTTGCGATAACTCGCTTGCCTCGTCTCTATATACTTGCTCAAACAAGGCCGATCTACACATCCGGCTTCTCCAAACCCTCAGCAATTGAAGCTGCGGCACTCTTCCAAACGTGTTCTGGGTATACCCTCAAGCACTCTTCACACTCTCCACATCCCTCGCAACCTGGATCCTCCCACACCCCTTCCCTTCGATTGATCCGCCACGAGGCAGGCCTCTCTCCAAATGGCCCCGTCTTCAGATCAAACCTGtctgcagcagcaggaaaCTCCCTCCAGTAGCCGCCATCCTCCCTGTTTGTCAGGGTATAGACGTGCACGCCCGTCTCGCGTCCCGCGGCGATTGACTTTTGGAAGCATACCCTTGGGCGTTGGGTTTCTGTCTGCCTTTCGATATCGTCGAGGTAGATgaccttgaggttcttgTAGGTGCCGGCTTTGATCACGGCCGCGATGGCTGCGTCGGTAAAGTCCATCATGACATCGTCGTCCAGTTGGAGCCAGTCATCACCATTACCCGGCTCTCCCCAGATCATGATGACCTCAAGATTCTTTGGCAGGAACCCATTACACCAATAGTCGACGTATGCTTCAATGCTTGGATTAGAGTCAATTTCTGCCATGGCTAGAAGGTCGATGTCGGATATGCCCACGGACAACTGTCTCATGCCGGGGAATGGGTCTCCTATCTGGTCTGGCAGATAGACGCCGCACCTGTACCCATGAAGGCCCGTCGGCCTGTAAAAGGTCATCTTCCGGAACGTGTCGGGGTAGTTCCTGCTCAGCGCCTCGGGGATCGCATCCGTGTCATCGCATTGGGTCCAATCCTCGAGGCCCCGGAGAGTCATAGTCTGCAGATCCTTACCGACGCTCAGGAAAGGATCGTAGAATATCTGTAGGCCTTGCGCGCGGTCGATGTAGATGTGCTGGATGGTTGACGAACGGGGTTCGAGGCGGTAATTTTCCGTCACGGCATCCGGGTGATCGTTGCCCTCGTCCTCCCAGTCTGGATAGAGGTCTCTAATGTACACACTGTGGATGCCGGGGAGATTGAGAACAGCTGCAAAGTCGAGGAACTCTAACTGGAGTTCGTCGGGGTTGtgatcttcttcctcttctggcaGCCCCGTCGAGACGCCGATGGCTACGTTGCGTAGGGACTGGAAGCCTGGCGGCCACCTCCCGCTGTCCATGCTCCACGATACGGCCTTTGCCATCCATCGGAGGCTCGTATGCAGGTACCGTTCTTTTTCTTTGGCGAACCTGATGCTGTGCAGTCTGGGACATGAGGCGATCAGGAGCAATTTGAGGAAGCCGTCCCCTCCAGTCTCAAGCTCGTTCCTCGCAGCGTCAAATTCGTCTTCGGGTATATCCCACCATTGCTTCGCcattgagaagaagcccataatttcttctctttccaGGCTTGGCTCAATAGACTCTGCGTCGGCGAGTCGTACCAGACCTGTCACGCTCACATCCCAAGCTCGCCATTCCTCCGAGCTACTCCGATTACCCcagagctccagctcccgcACATGCCAGAGCTCGACACTGCATGATTCTGCGCCCCTCAGAAGACCGAGAACACTCTCAGGTTGGAGGTCGGATACGATGCTGTGGGCAGCGCGGTGGCGATCAAGAATTGGTTGGGAGTGGCGGTGGAGCTTGGAGCAAGTGAGGGCGAGTGAGAgatgtgatgatggatggatgtaGTCGATGATGTGGAAGAGGAGCTCAGTTgagaggccgagaaggccagGCTGAAAGGTCCCCATGGTCGCATGCTCTTGGAAAGTTGTAGTTTGCGCGCCCAATTGTGATTAAATAGAAACATTTGCGGCGGAGTGAGTGTTGGTTGCCTATCTATTAGTGGGTCGATTAGTAGGCATCAACCAGCCTTCGAGTTCACGATGGTGATTCTGACGTTGCACAGGCACATGGGATAATAAGCAAGGATATAAAATATAACATCATGACAGTTAAATATTTAACAAACTTCTTTGTTGCGGACTGAGCTAGCTACTAATCTTGGTTCAAGTCCTGCAAGTCACACATCCGGTTCGGCCCAAGCTCTGCTCTCATCTTGTCTAGCCTCTAACAAATAGGTTTGCATCCCTCATAGATACAAACAAGAGACGAGACTACAGGAGACTGCCTTATTCAGTAcaaataaaagaaaaaacaCAAGATCCCTGACTGGCTTCTCAGATCTCACCAAGGTCAGCGTACCGGAAGTTGGTGTTGGTCCTCATGGCCTCGTTCGGGTCGTTTGCTCGCAGGTATCGTAGAGCGTCTCGGATCTTGACGAGTCGCTGCTGCCCCCATTCAATAATGTTCAGGACACATTTGTGGAATCTGATGTGGTGATCTGGATCCTGGAGCAGGaagctcttggccttgtacATGCCGTACATGCCTTCGTCCATTCGGTAGGTGACAAAGAGTCGGGCTTCGGTGCCGTTCATGGCGATGCTGAAGGCGACGTTGTTGAGCTCGGGGGAGAATGGACCGGTGActtgatggactcggcgctcgagcttgttgaagagggCAACGCAGCCGGCTGAGCTGGCGAGGCACGTGTTGGTAGCTCCCCACAGGGAGCCCGTCGAGGTTGGACCATCACCCTGAACTTCGATCGTAAAGAAAGGGTAGAGGCAAGCCCGGGTGGCTTCTGCCTCGAAAAgggtctgctgctgcttctcggcaTCGGAAAACACGTCGAGGCTGTAGCCATACAGCATGGCGGGGGTTGGGGGTCTGGGACCCTCGATGCTCTCCCGGTGAGGGACGACTCCGTAGCACATGGTTTGGTCTCTGACGCCCTGGACGCGGCTGCTGGGCGGAGGGGTGAAGAGTGCTTTGAAGTACTCCTTGATCCGAGCGGATGAACCAGACTCCTCCAAATTGTGCAGCAGTGCATCACCGTTGATTCTCTCTGGGGCAATGCCGGGAAGATCCCTGGCCTGGTTCATCACCCACTCGTAGATGTATTTGACAACTGGAGAGACCTGGCTAGCGGCCTGGAGGGGAGAGAGGTACCAGATGTTGTGCATGCGAAGGAGATGGCGGTCATCATGGTGCCCCAAGACGCTGTGTCTCTGGGTCATCATCCCGCCCGTGTGGGTGCAATGATGCTGGGGCTGGGGAGCATCTGAATGGGACAGTTGAGTTTCGTTGTCGTCAGTGCGACTCTCCTCGTAGCGGATCATACGGAGGTAGCTCTCAGAGTCACTGACCGACCCGTCTCGCTTGAGCAGCATGTGGTCCTGCTTGTTGCCGCGGGTGCCCCAAGAGTCGCTGCTTTGCGACCTAAACATGGCCTGCTTTTCCCTTGTGGAGGATGTGAAAAGCCGGGTGCGGGTGTTGCGTTGGGGATGATGTGTAGGTGTGAAGGTTGATGGACTGGGGTGAGTTGTCGAAAATTCGAGTGTTTGTATACTTGCCTGGTCCTCATTCACCGAGAAGGCTAGTGCTGGTCAAAGTGAAGACAATAGAAAGTGAATGAAGCATTGATATTCACTCTCATGTATGCTGCAAACTATGGATCAGCGTGGCAACTGCCCCTATGCTTGTTTCTATGGCAGCAAATATGTTGATATGGTTGACTGTACTAAGCAAGGAGCTGACGATGAGAAAAGACGATGAGGTTCTGTCGAGACGCGATGTTACCAAGCGACACGATCTTCCGTTGAAAAGTCGTTATCTCAATAGTTGATGGTCTGGGAAGAAATGTAGTAATTATCATTGGCGTCTTAATAGTTGGGAAATAACAAGGTGTGCCCTGAAAGCCCTGATGGCATCTATTGGAAATTCAAAGTACATGATCTCCTATGCCTTCCTATCTAATTCTGTGCCAAATGGTAGTCCTGGTTACATTATAGCCCTATGCCCAGTGCCTCAAGCCGTGAGGAGTATTAACGACATTCCTTCCTCAAGTATAAATCTAATCCGTCTCCGGTCTGCTATAACTCGTATCTTGGATACCATCGAGGGCCGCTACTCTCAATaaccttgatggcatctcgAATCTCCCGAAGTCGATCATTCTTCCCCCAGTCGATGATGCTCTGGATGTAACGATGGAATTTCCTGTAATGCGATGGATTCTCGAGGACGAAGCTGTCGACCTTGTAGACGTGGTCTCTCGTCTCATCAAACGCAAAAGTGACGTAGATGCGCGCAACTGCGCCGTTCATGGCGATGCTGAAGGTGGCGCTATTTAATATTGTGGATGTGTCGCCTCGTTGGCGGACGGCAAGACGCTGGTTGAGTCTGTCGAGCATTCTGACGCAGATAGATGAGGCAATCATGCACTCGTTGGTTGCCTTGTGCATACATCCGTCAGATCCAAAGCCATGACCTTGCATCTGGACTGTCAAGAACGGGTAGAACAGGCTCGTCTCTGTGGCCTTTCCATCCTCGATGACCCAGCTCGGTATACCATTTGGACGATGGAGCGCAGCTTCTCGGTATCCGTACATGACGTCTGGTGCTGGGGCTTGGATTGAGAATCGACTATCCATACGACGCATCAAGTGGTGGTAAATAGGCTCGCCAGTAACGCTATGCAGTAGGAGCTGTTCCCCTGGGAACAGGGAAATGCCTGACCCTTGAAAGTAGAGGCGGATATCTTCACGTGTTGAATGCTCCCAAAGCATGTGTAGTTCATTGCTATCCCGAATACTTCGTCTCGATGGTGGATGACTTCCCGCATGTCTATTCTCCAAGTCGGCAATGAGACGAGAAACGGCATCAGGGACTCTCAGGTGAGCCTTGAAAGGGTCGAGCAGGAGAACACCGTACCAAAGTAGAGGATATCGATCGTCGGCGTATTCAGAGAATGGCTCGTGCTCGTCTGAGCTGCCAGCCTTCTCGAGAGACTCGTCATCAGGGAGCACTGGAGACGGCCAGCGGGCCAGGATAGAGTTGCTGCTTTGGCTTGAATGATAGCTGTGAATGGACAAGGTCCGAGACttttgggagaaggagatcaCCGGGCTGACGAGGTCTGACCACGCTGGGGGAGACTGGTCCATCTctgagagggaggagggtaGAGCtaagggagggagggaggcgAAGTAGGTAGAGACGACTggctgagatgaagaaggggagAGTCGAAGGGGGAAGGCAGTTGTATTTGACCTGGTTCTGCCCGAGATGCTATGCAAAGGTACACATTCGAACATAAATTTTAATTGCCATTGAAGAATAAAGTCTTCTGCCCGTTCTCATTATTCTGGGCGGACAAACAAGCTGGGTTGCGGTCCAGGCAGATGTGGTGTTGCACACGAGTTGCGCTGATCAAATTAAGCTCACGCCTTAGGTAGGCTTTAGGCCAAAGTTTACTTCAAGTTCATTGAAGCATTTAGACCAAGCTGTTTTCTTTTATGATGATAGTAGTCAAAGAGCGATCCTGgctctcaacctcaacaccatggccacGATCTTGAGCCTCGATACCTGGACTTCgagacatcaacaccacaacGCGTAATTGGTTTAGTGGTAAAATTCTCCGTTGCCATTCGAGTAACGTCGGGGAGCCCTGGGTTCGATTCCCAGATTACGCACAAAAGGCGCAATCAATGCATCAAATATTCTTTTTGGGTCTCGACTCTTCTTTTTTGGTGGAGTTGTAGGAATTTGTGGGTTGGCCTCTCTGGATCAGATGAAACGGGCTGTGGGATCCGCTCCGCAAATTGGAAGGCAGCTAGAAGAGAGGCGGGATGTGCAGGGATTGATTGCTGTTGGTTGGGATGCGAGAAatgttggttgttggatgAAGACGTGCTTTTGAATGAAGGAACAAGAATTAACCGTATGACTCATGCATAGACAAGGAAGGGCGGACAAACGAGGTTCTGCCTGTTTGTTCAGGGATCTTTGGACGTGGTTGAAGTAAAGATCAGAGGTATCGGTGAGAATGGGCCACCTGCTAGCTTAGGAAGTGACCGATCTCCGATGATGAAATGGAGACTGTCAACTTGCCATCAGCCTTCTGTTCTGTCAAAATGAGGTcccttggtgatggctaTTATTAGGCCTCTTTGCCAGCAAATCTCCAGCCCAAATCCATCGGAGGATCACTCATGCGGATGCACTGAAACTACAGAAATTGTTTCAGCCATACACCAACAGACTTCGCCCCCCTTCAAGGACAGGGCCCTTACATGCTGCACTGACAACGGCCCCAGTAGATAAATCCTGCCAAGCGCTAAGCGCCGCTGCCATTGGGCAATGTCGCTGCAATCTTCACCCCCTGCTAATGACTGCGGATAAACCGTTGGCTTAGACCCTGTCTTGCTTGTTGGTCCAACATGACGATCTGATCCTGCGTTTGTATAAGAAGGCCTCAAAGCCTCAATTTCAATGTTTTCTGTCATccgcccttcttctctccaccAACTCAACCTccaaacaaaaaaaaaaaaacagccATGCAGCCCAAgttcctctccctcctcgccgttATGGCTTCTACGGTCCTCGCCGAGGTCAAGCACGTCGAGGTCGTCCACGTCTTCCAGACCCTCAACGTCCGAGCCCCAGCCATGGGCTTCACGCCTCACAAGCGCAGCGCCCAAGACCTGTTTGTCCGCGccaaggatgacgacgagtgCGCCAGCTccgtcctcgacctcctcaaggACATGCCGACACCCACGGGCGACCTCCTGGACTGGTTCCTGAGCGACGTCCCCACCGCTGACCCCTGCAAGCTCACCATCGCCGCCTCGCTGTCCAAACCCTTGGAGACCTATCTTACAAAGGTTGGAGACTATCTCGTCAGCGTCAACGACGATGCCGAAGAACTTGTCAAGGAGTGCAGCACCATCAACCCTCAGGCGGGAGGCCTTGTCCCTGAATGCTCCGGCGGCAAGGGCAGCATGGTCTTTACCGATGCCAGCACCACAAGGACTGCCTCCCTGGAGTATGTTACCGTCGGCGGTAGCGGTAACGCTGCTGCTCCCCGAGCTACTGGCATGGCCGGtgttgtcgctgctgctgctgttggtgctGCAGGTGCCCTCATGGCTCTGTGAGCAGAAGTGTATATTTTGGGGGCGTTTCTGAAGTCGTTGGATCTTGGAAATGTGTGTACGATTCGGTGGGAACGGTGTTTGTGGTCCTGTTAGCATGATATCCCGTGCAAGCGCTGCACGACCGAGCAAGATACAATCAGTCTTCTT is a window from the Fusarium keratoplasticum isolate Fu6.1 chromosome 5, whole genome shotgun sequence genome containing:
- a CDS encoding F-box domain-containing protein produces the protein MGTFQPGLLGLSTELLFHIIDYIHPSSHLSLALTCSKLHRHSQPILDRHRAAHSIVSDLQPESVLGLLRGAESCSVELWHVRELELWGNRSSSEEWRAWDVSVTGLVRLADAESIEPSLEREEIMGFFSMAKQWWDIPEDEFDAARNELETGGDGFLKLLLIASCPRLHSIRFAKEKERYLHTSLRWMAKAVSWSMDSGRWPPGFQSLRNVAIGVSTGLPEEEEDHNPDELQLEFLDFAAVLNLPGIHSVYIRDLYPDWEDEGNDHPDAVTENYRLEPRSSTIQHIYIDRAQGLQIFYDPFLSVGKDLQTMTLRGLEDWTQCDDTDAIPEALSRNYPDTFRKMTFYRPTGLHGYRCGVYLPDQIGDPFPGMRQLSVGISDIDLLAMAEIDSNPSIEAYVDYWCNGFLPKNLEVIMIWGEPGNGDDWLQLDDDVMMDFTDAAIAAVIKAGTYKNLKVIYLDDIERQTETQRPRVCFQKSIAAGRETGVHVYTLTNREDGGYWREFPAAADRFDLKTGPFGERPASWRINRREGVWEDPGCEGCGECEECLRVYPEHVWKSAAASIAEGLEKPDV